In a single window of the Daphnia carinata strain CSIRO-1 chromosome 4, CSIRO_AGI_Dcar_HiC_V3, whole genome shotgun sequence genome:
- the LOC130695295 gene encoding serine/threonine-protein kinase PLK4-like, translating to MTDFGNSIEDYEFYEQVGKGGFASVHRAVCKTNGVAVAIKMINKKMMQAAGMVNRVRQEVAIHSRLSHPSILQLHAFFEDSDFVYLVLDLCENGEFQRYLKSLGHPLSEDEAREVMNQLLEGMLYLHSHNILHRDLSLANLLLTKEMKIKIADFGLATQLTRPDEKHMTMCGTPNYISPEVATRSSHGFEADVWGLGCLLYTLLVGRPPFDTDAVKSTLTRVVMADYKLPVTMSAEAKDLIQRLLKKNPKERPTLDEVMEHPFMNKRNRNDIDSGLFTMSTVPSLMTPSIKVQPPMLPKLRRCNSNREINTGPILALPKSTSTSNKNSTHSLPDGRMHSEMRNRQVQSWGEPCIETALPTAISRERQCDDPCGRHSCHHNPCQHSFNNRSTHCSHHSPCQSICSHAGSCQCHAAKLPKANPVNPSNRSRCLNELTPPLSTARLKATRQRTKNAVCSILDQGEICLEFIRTRSGAERIVDVCRISGDGMRIVLYQPNNGKGIPVADVPPPLPSKGSDAIYCYENLPSEHWKKYLYASRFVSLVKAKTPKVILYSDRAKCLLMENGPNADFEALFYSGWKMTRTTNGLQITEPNGQMTTLTLKNEEPHLDRESIRDLWHHLKECLAHCERVEEVVNQLASLPIANGSLPFFPITIGRKPMAPSSNKQSCSNKENQVTEPVLSGLKSFDGSVRSAVNNSGKSASLRRLDQPKLVNITRTVEVSGIGRAIQKSSGDVEVHFNDGSRIAIAPNSSTVVFSPSEHSSAEIFNTKEALPDEVRHKLSLVPKAVEQLVMCNRGPPQPKYGVLR from the exons ATGACAGATTTCGGAAATTCTATAGAG GACTATGAATTCTACGAACAAGTGGGTAAAGGAGGTTTCGCCTCTGTGCATCGTGCCGTTTGTAAAACAAATGGAGTtgctgttgcaataaaaaTG ATCAACAAGAAGATGATGCAAGCTGCTGGTATGGTCAACCGAGTCAGACAAGAAGTGGCAATCCACTCCAGACTTAGCCATCCATCAATACTTCAACTCCATGCCTTTTTTGAAGACAGTGATTTTGTCTACTTGGTACTGGACTTGTGTGAAAATGGTGAATTCCAACGCTACCTAAAATCTTTGGGTCACCCACTCAGTGAGGATGAGGCACGTGAGGTTATGAATCAGTTGTTAGAGGGAATGCTGTACCTTCACTCACACAACATCCTTCACAGGGATCTCTCATTGGCTAATCTACttttaacaaaagaaatgaaaatt aaaatagcAGATTTTGGGCTTGCAACACAGCTTACTCGGCCAGACGAAAAACACATGACAATGTGTGGAACTCCCAATTATATATCTCCAGAG GTTGCTACGCGCAGTTCACATGGTTTCGAAGCAGATGTTTGGGGTCTTGGCTGTTTATTGTATACTCTACTAGTAGGACGGCCTCCCTTTGACACCGATGCCGTAAAATCGACTTTGACGCGCGTTGTAATGGCTGACTATAAG TTACCAGTAACAATGTCAGCCGAAGCCAAAGATCTCATACAACGTCTACTTAAGAAGAATCCCAAAGAAAGACCCACTTTAGATGAAGTGATGGAACATCCATTTATGAACAAACGTAACCGTAATGATATTGACAGTGGTCTTTTTACCATGTCGACCGTACCGTCTCTTATGACGCCTTCCATCAAAGTGCAACCGCCAATGTTACCGAAGTTACGTCGATGTAACAGCAACCGAGAAATAAACACCGGTCCAATTTTAGCATTACCCAAATCTACTTCCACCAGCAATAAAAATTC TACTCATTCTTTACCAGACGGACGAATGCATTCCGAAATGAGGAATCGTCAAGTTCAATCTTGGGGAGAACCTTGCATAGAAACGGCATTACCTACTGCAATTTCTCGTGAGAGACAGTGTGACGATCCGTGCGGAAGACACAGTTGCCACCATAACCCTTGCCAACACAGCTTTAACAATAGAAGTACGCATTGCAGCCATCATTCTCCCTGTCAAAGTATTTGTTCTCATGCTGGCAGCTGCCAGTGCCACGCTGCGAAACTACCAAAGGCGAATCCGGTTAACCCATCTAACAGGAGTCGCTGCCTCAACGAACTTACTCCACCACTTTCTACCGCTCGACTGAAAGCTACCAGACAGCGAACAAAGAATGCTGTATGTTCCATTCTTGATCAAGGCGAAATTTGCCTTGAATTCATTCGAACACGAAGTGGTGCAGAGCGTATTGTAGATGTTTGTCGAATCTCTGGTGATGGAATGAGA aTCGTTCTGTATCAGCCTAATAATGGCAAAGGTATACCGGTAGCTGATGTCCCTCCACCATTGCCTTCAAAAGGATCAGACGCTATCTACTGTTATGAGAATCTCCCTTCTGAACACTGgaaaaaatatctatatgCCTCTAG gTTCGTAAGTCTGGTCAAAGCAAAGACGccaaaagtaattttgtatagCGATCGTGCCAAATGCCTTTTAATGGAGAATGGACCTAACGCCGACTTTGAAGCGCTCTTCTATTCTGGATGGAAAATGACACGTACTACAAACGGCCTTCAGATAACAGAACCTAACGGCCAAATGACGACACTGACATTAAAAAATGAGGAACCACATCTAGACCGCGAAAGCATAAGGGACTTGTGGCACCACCTGAAAGAGTGCTTAGCTCACTGTGAACGGGTTGAGGAAGTCGTGAATCAGCTGGCATCGCTGCCGATAGCCAATGGctctcttccattctttccAATTACAATCGGACGAAAGCCGATGGCTCCAAGCTCAAACAAACAGTCGTGTAGCAACAAAGAGAATCAAGTAACGGAGCCTGTGCTTAGCGGTTTGAAATCATTTGACGGATCCGTTCGCAGCGCCGTTAATAATTCTGGTAAAAGCGCGTCTCTTCGGCGATTAGATCAGCCTAAACTAGTTAACATAACCCGCACGGTTGAAGTATCCGGCATCGGCCGAGCCATCCAGAAATCCTCAG GAGATGTGGAAGTCCATTTCAACGACGGTTCACGAATTGCAATAGCTCCAAATTCGAGCACCGTTGTTTTCAGTCCCTCCGAGCACAGCAGCGCCGAAATTTTCAACACGAAAGAAGCGTTGCCAGACGAGGTACGGCATAAACTGTCACTGGTACCTAAAGCCGTGGAACAACTGGTGATGTGCAATCGAGGTCCACCGCAGCCGAAGTATGGAGTTCTTCGGTAG